From one Candidatus Krumholzibacteriota bacterium genomic stretch:
- a CDS encoding superoxide dismutase, whose translation MRNMAVSVVVCLVLCLGANGAAAHCEIPCGIYDDGMRIKLIREHIDTIEKSMAMIRALSDETPVNYNQLVRWIDNKETHASELQHIVAQYFMTQRVKPADAPGPAQDAYVEQVTVLHRLLISAMKSKQTVEKGHIADMRALVDRFEQLYFHHE comes from the coding sequence ATGCGAAACATGGCGGTTTCCGTGGTCGTCTGCCTCGTGTTGTGCCTGGGGGCGAACGGAGCGGCGGCCCATTGCGAGATCCCGTGCGGGATCTACGACGACGGGATGCGGATCAAGCTCATCCGGGAGCACATCGACACGATCGAGAAATCGATGGCGATGATCAGGGCACTTTCCGACGAAACGCCGGTGAACTACAACCAGCTCGTCCGGTGGATCGACAACAAGGAGACGCACGCGAGCGAACTGCAGCACATCGTCGCGCAGTACTTCATGACACAGCGGGTCAAGCCGGCGGATGCGCCGGGACCCGCGCAGGACGCGTACGTCGAGCAGGTGACGGTGCTCCATCGTCTCCTGATCTCGGCGATGAAGTCGAAGCAGACCGTCGAGAAGGGCCACATCGCCGACATGCGCGCGCTCGTCGACCGGTTCGAGCAGCTCTATTTCCATCACGAATAG
- the arsM gene encoding arsenite methyltransferase, translated as MNDNGDVRDFVKKRYGEIAGGERTGCSCCSGSCDTVEQSRAVGYSAAELASIPEEAALGLGCGNPTALAGLREGEVALDLGSGAGIDAFLAAKRVGTTGRVIGVDMTEKMVERAREIVEKHGYGNVEFRLGTIEELPVDDASVDVVISNCVINLSVDKERCYREIHRVLRPGGRLLVSDLVTDGELPEDVRRSFDAWAACIAGALPKDDYLGAIRQAGFAEVTIVSEKVYTEPGLDERLEGRIVSISVEARR; from the coding sequence ATGAACGACAACGGCGACGTCAGGGATTTCGTGAAGAAACGCTACGGCGAGATCGCCGGGGGCGAGCGGACCGGTTGTTCCTGCTGCAGCGGCTCGTGCGACACGGTGGAACAGTCGAGGGCGGTGGGGTATTCGGCCGCCGAGCTCGCGAGCATTCCCGAGGAAGCCGCGCTCGGACTCGGGTGCGGCAATCCGACGGCCCTGGCGGGGCTCAGGGAAGGCGAGGTCGCCCTCGATCTCGGCTCCGGCGCGGGGATCGACGCCTTTCTCGCCGCGAAACGGGTAGGAACGACGGGCCGGGTCATCGGCGTCGACATGACCGAGAAGATGGTCGAGCGGGCGCGGGAGATCGTCGAGAAGCACGGCTACGGGAACGTCGAGTTCCGTCTCGGCACGATCGAGGAACTGCCCGTCGACGATGCCTCGGTCGACGTCGTCATCAGCAACTGCGTCATCAACCTCTCGGTCGACAAGGAACGATGCTATCGGGAGATCCACCGGGTGCTCAGGCCTGGCGGCCGTCTGCTCGTTTCCGATCTGGTCACGGACGGGGAACTGCCCGAGGACGTCAGGCGAAGCTTCGACGCCTGGGCCGCCTGCATTGCGGGCGCGCTGCCGAAAGATGATTACCTCGGCGCGATCCGGCAGGCGGGTTTCGCTGAGGTGACGATCGTCTCGGAGAAGGTCTACACGGAACCGGGCCTCGACGAGCGGCTGGAAGGCCGCATCGTTTCCATCTCCGTCGAGGCACGCCGGTGA
- a CDS encoding MFS transporter, producing the protein MEQAKRLIKDSKAVRFTVLFMISVLMFGTYWFQDGLGPLKGLFESQLGFSSSQFGLLISSTTWANLALMIILGGIALDRWGIRKVGVILAVIATVGAYVVALGSKGYFGTSTKSMLVSMMIGRILFGIGLETTCVLISRTIVKWFMGKELAFAMGMNLVVGRLGSFIAISYSLDFAGGSIDVALVTAASVILVGTLLFLAYLTFDIKLDRQMGLTGEAAEDDKFKLSDLVKLITDSSFIYIALLCVAFYSAVFPFLQYAPDLLVNKFGFTFAMPDTSSMTFLEKVSAYFHNGPKVSGLIPLGTILFTPLFGSLVDRKGRAASLMILGSILLIYAHITLSVLNSVFLGYTGLFALGVAFSLVPAAMWPSLAKIVAENRLGTAYATMFTIQNYGLSAFYWGIGKVLDMVNPDVVAQIHAKREALIAEGMSVEKIGAEIDRLRVTGEIATYNYTIPILMLVALGIISIFLAFQLKKADKRQNYGLELPSNG; encoded by the coding sequence ATGGAACAGGCAAAGAGACTGATCAAGGATTCCAAGGCGGTACGGTTCACCGTCCTGTTCATGATCAGCGTACTGATGTTCGGGACGTACTGGTTCCAGGATGGGCTCGGACCGCTGAAGGGGCTCTTCGAGAGCCAGCTGGGTTTCTCGTCCTCGCAGTTCGGGTTGCTCATCAGTTCGACGACGTGGGCGAACCTCGCGCTGATGATCATCCTCGGCGGCATCGCCCTCGATCGCTGGGGGATCCGCAAGGTCGGCGTCATCCTCGCCGTCATCGCCACCGTCGGCGCCTACGTCGTCGCCCTCGGGAGCAAGGGGTACTTCGGGACGAGCACGAAATCGATGCTCGTCTCGATGATGATCGGACGAATCCTCTTCGGCATAGGACTGGAGACGACGTGCGTGCTGATCAGCCGCACGATCGTCAAGTGGTTCATGGGGAAGGAACTGGCCTTCGCCATGGGGATGAACCTCGTGGTCGGCCGGCTCGGGAGCTTCATCGCGATCTCCTACAGCCTCGACTTCGCCGGCGGCAGCATCGACGTCGCGCTCGTCACCGCCGCCTCGGTGATCCTCGTCGGCACGCTGCTCTTCCTCGCCTACCTCACATTCGACATCAAGCTCGATCGCCAGATGGGCCTCACCGGCGAGGCGGCCGAGGACGACAAGTTCAAGCTCTCCGACCTGGTCAAGCTCATCACCGACAGCTCCTTCATCTACATCGCCCTGCTGTGCGTCGCGTTCTACTCGGCGGTGTTCCCGTTCCTGCAGTACGCCCCCGACCTGCTCGTCAACAAGTTCGGCTTCACCTTCGCGATGCCGGACACGTCCTCGATGACCTTCCTCGAGAAGGTCTCGGCGTACTTCCACAACGGGCCGAAGGTGAGCGGGCTGATCCCGCTCGGCACGATCCTCTTCACGCCCCTCTTCGGCAGCCTCGTCGACAGGAAGGGCCGGGCGGCGTCGCTGATGATCCTCGGCTCGATCCTGCTGATCTACGCGCACATCACACTGTCGGTGCTGAACAGCGTGTTCCTCGGCTACACGGGGCTCTTCGCGCTGGGCGTCGCCTTCTCGCTCGTGCCCGCGGCGATGTGGCCCTCGCTGGCAAAGATCGTCGCGGAGAACCGCCTCGGCACGGCCTACGCCACGATGTTCACCATCCAGAACTACGGCCTCTCGGCCTTCTACTGGGGCATCGGCAAGGTCCTCGACATGGTCAACCCCGACGTCGTCGCCCAGATACACGCGAAGCGCGAGGCGTTGATCGCCGAGGGGATGAGCGTCGAGAAGATCGGCGCGGAGATCGACCGGCTGCGCGTGACCGGCGAGATCGCCACCTACAACTACACGATCCCGATCCTGATGCTGGTGGCGTTGGGGATCATCTCGATCTTCCTCGCCTTCCAGCTCAAGAAGGCGGACAAGCGTCAGAACTACGGGCTCGAGCTGCCCTCGAACGGCTGA
- a CDS encoding protease inhibitor I42 family protein, translated as MTRIAVVALLAIAACATAGCDGSTRSIVEPDPVIAAGDTIRATRGRNFEVSLLACLASCGYGWEFTRAFDDEMALLVDYTIASTDTLCGSPQEQRWTYLARKTGTDVATLCYWPLFEPDPEPLRVRNIVLIVGE; from the coding sequence ATGACGAGGATCGCCGTCGTCGCGTTGCTGGCGATCGCCGCGTGCGCAACCGCCGGATGCGACGGGTCGACGCGGAGCATCGTCGAGCCCGATCCCGTGATCGCGGCCGGTGACACGATCCGCGCGACGCGAGGCCGCAATTTCGAGGTGTCCCTGCTCGCCTGCCTCGCCTCCTGCGGGTACGGGTGGGAATTCACCAGGGCATTCGACGACGAGATGGCCCTGCTCGTCGATTACACCATCGCATCGACGGACACACTGTGCGGCTCGCCGCAGGAGCAGCGATGGACCTACCTGGCGAGGAAGACCGGCACGGATGTCGCGACACTGTGCTACTGGCCGCTGTTCGAACCCGACCCCGAGCCGCTGCGCGTAAGGAACATCGTCCTGATCGTCGGGGAGTAG
- a CDS encoding flavin reductase family protein — protein sequence MNDKTAFTGSFILAPVPVVLVGCGHQTLGRNVITIAWCGVGCSDPETINVSIRPERHSHRMIRESGCFTVNIPTPDLLDAVVTCGTVSGREKDKFALAGLTPLDGETVKAPIVAECPVNIECRVLKVVPLGAHDMFIGRVSAKRADAGHVTDGRISFERIPLVAYVNGRYRLVGDPVAP from the coding sequence ATGAACGATAAGACCGCGTTCACCGGTTCCTTCATCCTCGCGCCGGTTCCCGTCGTCCTCGTCGGGTGCGGCCACCAGACGCTCGGACGAAACGTCATCACCATCGCCTGGTGCGGCGTGGGCTGCTCCGACCCCGAGACGATCAACGTCTCGATCCGCCCCGAGCGCCACTCCCACCGGATGATCCGCGAGAGCGGATGCTTCACGGTGAACATCCCCACGCCGGATCTTCTCGACGCCGTCGTCACGTGCGGGACCGTGTCCGGCCGCGAGAAGGACAAGTTCGCCCTCGCCGGGCTGACGCCGCTCGACGGGGAGACCGTGAAGGCGCCGATCGTCGCCGAGTGCCCGGTCAACATCGAATGCCGAGTGCTCAAGGTCGTGCCCCTCGGCGCGCACGACATGTTCATCGGACGCGTCTCGGCCAAGCGCGCGGATGCCGGGCACGTTACGGACGGCAGGATCTCCTTCGAGCGGATACCCCTCGTGGCCTACGTGAACGGCCGCTACCGCCTCGTCGGCGATCCGGTGGCCCCCTGA
- a CDS encoding YbjQ family protein → MKHPMTSTSFEIHGYRVTKHLGVVRGLAVRSRSIFGRIGADLQTIFGGDITLFQELCEKTRDRAFDLMFEHATEVGANAVVGIRYDAEEVTDGVTEVICYGTAVVVEPE, encoded by the coding sequence ATGAAGCACCCGATGACCTCGACGTCGTTCGAGATACACGGCTATCGCGTGACGAAGCATCTCGGCGTGGTGCGGGGCCTCGCCGTGCGATCGCGCTCGATCTTCGGCCGGATCGGCGCCGATCTGCAGACGATCTTCGGCGGCGACATCACGCTCTTCCAGGAGCTCTGCGAGAAGACGCGCGACCGCGCCTTCGACCTGATGTTCGAGCATGCGACCGAAGTGGGGGCCAACGCGGTCGTCGGCATCCGCTACGACGCCGAGGAGGTCACCGACGGCGTCACCGAGGTGATCTGCTACGGGACGGCCGTCGTGGTCGAGCCGGAATGA
- a CDS encoding flavodoxin domain-containing protein yields MRTLIVYMTAHGCAEKAARLLAGELGAETVIADLKRGKAVDPDGYDAVVVGSSIHAGKVQKGIRKYCERHREALLGVRLGLFVCHMQEGEEARSQFEAAYPEGLRRHASAAGLFGGEFDFSKMNFLQRGIVRKIAKIEKSVSRFDEAAVRDFAATMKAGGG; encoded by the coding sequence ATGCGAACGCTGATCGTCTACATGACCGCGCACGGTTGCGCGGAGAAGGCCGCTCGCCTGCTCGCCGGCGAGCTCGGCGCGGAGACGGTGATCGCCGATCTCAAACGAGGGAAGGCGGTCGATCCCGACGGCTACGACGCCGTCGTCGTCGGAAGCTCGATCCACGCGGGGAAGGTGCAGAAGGGCATCCGGAAGTACTGCGAGCGGCACCGCGAGGCGCTCCTCGGCGTGCGTCTCGGCCTCTTCGTCTGCCACATGCAGGAGGGGGAGGAGGCGCGAAGCCAGTTCGAGGCGGCCTACCCGGAGGGCCTGCGGCGGCATGCCTCCGCGGCGGGCCTCTTCGGCGGCGAGTTCGATTTCTCGAAGATGAACTTCCTGCAGCGGGGGATCGTCCGCAAAATCGCGAAGATCGAGAAGAGCGTCTCGCGCTTCGACGAGGCGGCCGTCCGCGACTTCGCGGCGACGATGAAAGCGGGTGGCGGGTGA
- a CDS encoding tryptophan-rich sensory protein: MTNSIRLVICLLAPQIVGITAGIATSAGTREWYPALAKPSFNPPAWVFAPVWTTLYLMMGFAAWLVWRRLPDAPAARAALVLFCAQLALNWAWSFLFFGLRSPLAGLVDILLLLAAIVATTILFFRVSAWAGALMIPYLAWVAFATALNAALWRLNG; this comes from the coding sequence GTGACGAACTCGATCCGTCTCGTCATCTGTCTCCTCGCGCCGCAGATCGTGGGGATCACGGCCGGCATCGCCACGAGCGCCGGGACGCGCGAGTGGTACCCGGCGCTGGCGAAACCCTCCTTCAATCCGCCCGCCTGGGTCTTCGCGCCGGTCTGGACGACCCTCTACCTGATGATGGGATTCGCCGCATGGCTCGTCTGGCGGCGATTGCCAGACGCGCCTGCGGCGCGGGCCGCACTCGTCCTCTTCTGTGCGCAGCTCGCCCTCAACTGGGCCTGGTCGTTCCTCTTCTTCGGGTTGCGGAGTCCCCTCGCCGGGCTCGTCGACATACTGCTCCTCCTCGCGGCCATCGTCGCCACCACCATTCTCTTCTTTCGCGTCTCCGCGTGGGCTGGAGCCCTGATGATCCCCTACCTTGCCTGGGTGGCCTTCGCCACCGCGTTGAACGCCGCCCTCTGGCGGCTGAACGGATGA
- a CDS encoding ABC transporter ATP-binding protein, whose translation MENGALIRTEGLGKSYPVGRGRFDALSDVTIDVARGEFLGLVGPSGSGKTTLLNIVGALDYPTTGTATVLGLDTSALDHAGSARLRNEHIGFIFQTYNLLPAYNVFENVELPLLLLGMPGGKRGRLVMQALEWVGLAERAKSRPAQLSGGESQRVAVARAMVKEPELVLADEPTANLDAENSYNILRMMVKLNEELQSTFVFATHDEKVIRYLRRRITLNDGRVVEDVETTPST comes from the coding sequence ATGGAAAACGGCGCGCTGATCAGGACGGAAGGCCTGGGCAAGTCCTACCCGGTGGGGAGGGGGCGCTTCGACGCCCTCTCCGACGTCACGATCGACGTGGCGCGCGGGGAGTTCCTCGGACTCGTCGGACCGAGCGGCTCGGGGAAGACGACGCTTCTCAACATCGTCGGCGCGCTCGACTACCCCACCACCGGCACGGCGACCGTTCTCGGCCTCGACACCTCCGCCCTCGACCACGCGGGGTCGGCGCGGCTGCGCAACGAGCACATCGGCTTCATCTTCCAGACATACAACCTGTTGCCCGCCTACAACGTCTTCGAGAACGTCGAGCTGCCGCTGCTGTTGCTCGGTATGCCGGGCGGCAAGCGGGGCCGCCTCGTGATGCAGGCCCTCGAATGGGTCGGGCTGGCCGAACGGGCGAAATCGCGCCCGGCGCAGCTCTCCGGAGGCGAGAGCCAGCGGGTGGCCGTCGCCAGGGCGATGGTGAAGGAGCCGGAACTCGTTCTCGCCGACGAGCCGACGGCCAACCTCGACGCCGAGAACTCCTACAACATCCTCCGGATGATGGTGAAGCTGAACGAGGAGCTCCAATCGACCTTCGTCTTCGCCACGCACGACGAGAAGGTCATCCGCTACCTGCGGCGCAGGATCACGTTGAACGACGGGCGCGTCGTCGAGGACGTCGAGACGACGCCGTCGACGTGA
- a CDS encoding ABC transporter permease — protein MLIPRLATRNILGVGLRTWLNAIVLSLVFVLIIWVQGVLEGMARYAKDARIDFEIGGGMYWHEAYDPYDPLTFEDAHGPLPPAVAALVDRGEATPMLVATGAIFPEGRIRGVVLRGIDPGQRIIDIPSRFLAADGGGAIPAMIGEQMARQTRLGVGDYVTVRWRDAGGTFDADDIRIVQIMQAASPSVDVGQIWLPLERMREMFRAPGEASVAVIGTGVADPPEAGGGWAFHDLDDLLADIEELIRMKSNSANIVYGLLLFMGLLAVFDTQVLAIWRRRREIGTLVALGMRRATVVGLFTLEGAMHGVLALLLGAVYGVPLLWLSRVRGLPMPEMAGDWGIAIPPALYPYYGLRLVVATTLIVLVTVTIVSYLPASKISRMRPTDALRGKAS, from the coding sequence ATGCTGATCCCGAGGCTGGCCACGCGGAACATCCTGGGAGTGGGGCTGAGGACCTGGCTCAACGCGATCGTCCTCTCGCTCGTCTTCGTCCTCATCATCTGGGTGCAGGGAGTGCTGGAGGGGATGGCGCGCTACGCCAAGGACGCCCGGATCGACTTCGAGATCGGCGGGGGGATGTACTGGCACGAGGCCTACGACCCGTACGATCCCCTCACCTTCGAGGACGCTCACGGGCCGCTTCCGCCCGCCGTCGCCGCGCTCGTCGACCGCGGCGAGGCGACGCCGATGCTCGTCGCCACCGGCGCGATCTTTCCCGAGGGGCGGATCCGCGGCGTCGTGCTCCGCGGGATCGATCCGGGGCAGCGCATCATCGATATCCCGTCGCGGTTCCTCGCCGCCGACGGCGGCGGTGCGATCCCCGCGATGATCGGCGAGCAGATGGCCCGGCAGACGCGGCTCGGAGTGGGCGATTACGTCACCGTCCGCTGGCGCGACGCGGGGGGCACCTTCGACGCGGACGACATCCGGATCGTCCAGATCATGCAGGCCGCTTCGCCGTCGGTGGACGTGGGGCAGATCTGGCTGCCCCTCGAGCGGATGCGCGAAATGTTCCGCGCTCCCGGCGAGGCGAGCGTCGCCGTCATCGGCACGGGCGTCGCCGATCCGCCGGAGGCCGGCGGGGGGTGGGCTTTCCACGATCTCGACGATCTCCTCGCCGACATCGAGGAGCTGATCCGGATGAAGTCGAACAGCGCCAACATCGTCTACGGGCTCCTGCTCTTCATGGGGCTTCTCGCCGTCTTCGACACGCAGGTGCTCGCGATCTGGCGCCGCCGCAGGGAGATCGGCACGCTCGTCGCGCTCGGCATGAGGCGGGCCACCGTCGTCGGCCTCTTCACCCTCGAGGGGGCGATGCACGGCGTGCTCGCCCTCCTTCTCGGCGCGGTCTACGGGGTGCCGCTTTTGTGGCTCAGCCGGGTCCGGGGGCTTCCGATGCCCGAGATGGCCGGCGACTGGGGGATCGCGATCCCGCCCGCCCTCTATCCCTATTACGGGCTGCGGCTCGTCGTGGCGACGACCCTGATCGTCCTCGTGACGGTCACGATCGTCTCCTATCTGCCCGCGTCGAAGATCTCGCGGATGAGACCGACCGATGCGCTGAGGGGGAAGGCGTCATGA
- a CDS encoding ABC transporter permease, whose product MTRFLLKGLLRDRHRSLFPIVVVTIGAALTVVMTCLMHGFMDEAVRSYAQLDTGHVKVVTRGYRELVSQLPNDLAIDGADSLIASLRREYPDLEWTARIKFGGLLDVPDSLGETRSQGPVFGIAADLLGANTREPGRLNLGASLVRGRLPERPGEILVSDDLARQLEVEIGETATLVGATSTGAMAIHNFLVAGTVRFGVAALDRNSMIVDIGDAQYALDMSGMAGEILGFFPNTVFDAKRAEAVAAAFNAAARKPGSDPAADRTPVMITLRDQNGLGALLDLAEYRITIILAIFFVVMSIVLWNAGLMSGIRRYGEFGVRLAIGESKGHVFATQLVEAALIGLVGAMLGTAIGLGASWYLQEVGIDMSGMMESSSVLMASVVRAQVTCLGWFIGFLPGLGATLVGTAVSGIGVFRRQTAQLFKELET is encoded by the coding sequence ATGACGAGGTTCCTGCTCAAGGGGCTCCTGCGCGACCGGCACCGCAGCCTCTTCCCGATCGTCGTCGTGACGATCGGGGCGGCCCTCACCGTGGTGATGACCTGCCTCATGCACGGGTTCATGGACGAGGCGGTGCGCTCGTACGCCCAGCTCGACACGGGGCACGTCAAGGTCGTCACCCGCGGCTACCGGGAACTGGTCTCGCAGCTGCCCAACGATCTCGCCATCGACGGCGCCGACAGCCTTATCGCCTCGCTGCGGCGCGAGTACCCCGATCTCGAATGGACGGCACGGATCAAGTTCGGCGGTCTCCTCGACGTTCCAGACTCGCTGGGCGAGACGCGCAGCCAGGGACCCGTCTTCGGGATCGCGGCGGATCTTCTCGGCGCGAACACACGCGAGCCCGGGCGGCTCAACCTCGGGGCATCCCTCGTGCGCGGCCGTCTGCCGGAGCGCCCGGGGGAGATCCTCGTCTCCGACGATCTCGCCAGGCAGCTCGAGGTGGAAATCGGCGAGACCGCCACGCTCGTCGGGGCCACCTCGACCGGGGCGATGGCGATACACAACTTCCTCGTCGCCGGCACGGTGCGGTTCGGCGTCGCCGCCCTCGACCGCAACTCGATGATCGTCGATATCGGGGACGCGCAGTACGCCCTCGACATGTCCGGGATGGCGGGGGAGATCCTGGGATTCTTTCCCAACACCGTCTTCGATGCCAAGCGGGCGGAGGCGGTCGCCGCGGCCTTCAACGCGGCGGCGCGGAAGCCCGGGAGCGATCCGGCCGCGGACCGCACGCCGGTCATGATCACCCTGCGGGACCAGAACGGGCTCGGGGCCCTGCTCGACCTCGCCGAGTACCGGATCACGATCATCCTCGCGATCTTCTTCGTCGTCATGTCGATCGTCCTCTGGAACGCCGGGCTGATGTCGGGGATCCGCCGCTACGGGGAGTTCGGCGTGCGGCTCGCGATCGGCGAGTCGAAGGGGCACGTCTTCGCCACGCAGCTCGTCGAGGCCGCCTTGATCGGACTCGTCGGCGCGATGCTCGGCACGGCGATCGGTCTCGGCGCCTCCTGGTACCTGCAGGAGGTGGGGATCGACATGTCCGGCATGATGGAATCCTCATCGGTGCTCATGGCGAGCGTCGTCCGGGCGCAGGTGACGTGTCTCGGCTGGTTCATCGGTTTCCTGCCGGGCCTCGGCGCCACGCTCGTCGGCACGGCCGTGTCGGGGATAGGCGTTTTCAGGAGACAGACCGCGCAACTGTTCAAGGAGCTCGAGACATGA
- a CDS encoding outer membrane lipoprotein-sorting protein yields MRHALTAAVLLLLACNPAAAADRPTGEEVLARIDENMYVDHAVTRSTMIVHARSGTRTITSRSWRKGKDNSFVEYLSPARERGKKMLRLGDKLWNYAPEPEDRIIAISGHLLRQSVMGSDLSYEDVTENTELVEKYDAAVVGEEEIEGRACWVVEMTAKVPDVAYHSRKIWVDEERWLALREERFARSGKLLKTTRITEVFRTDGRWYPRRMVFKDALARGDGTEFIIDDIDFETEVPDYLLTKAALRK; encoded by the coding sequence ATGAGACACGCGCTGACCGCCGCCGTCCTTCTCCTTCTCGCGTGCAACCCGGCGGCTGCCGCCGACAGGCCCACCGGCGAGGAGGTGCTCGCCCGGATCGACGAGAACATGTACGTCGACCACGCCGTGACGCGCTCGACGATGATCGTCCACGCGCGGAGCGGCACCCGCACGATCACCTCCCGCTCGTGGCGCAAGGGCAAGGACAACTCCTTCGTCGAGTACCTCTCGCCTGCGCGCGAGCGGGGCAAGAAGATGCTCCGGCTCGGCGACAAGCTGTGGAACTACGCCCCCGAGCCCGAGGACCGGATCATCGCCATCTCCGGGCACCTGCTCCGGCAGTCGGTGATGGGCTCGGACCTCTCCTACGAGGACGTCACGGAGAACACCGAGCTCGTCGAGAAGTACGACGCCGCGGTCGTCGGCGAGGAGGAGATCGAGGGGCGGGCCTGCTGGGTCGTCGAGATGACGGCGAAGGTTCCCGACGTCGCATACCACTCGCGGAAGATCTGGGTGGACGAGGAGCGCTGGCTCGCCCTCCGAGAGGAGCGGTTCGCCCGCAGCGGCAAGCTCCTCAAGACGACGCGGATCACCGAGGTCTTCCGGACGGACGGCCGGTGGTATCCGCGGCGGATGGTCTTCAAGGACGCCCTCGCCCGCGGGGACGGCACGGAGTTCATCATCGACGATATCGATTTCGAGACCGAGGTGCCCGACTACCTGCTCACGAAGGCGGCGCTGAGGAAATGA
- a CDS encoding nuclear transport factor 2 family protein, whose protein sequence is MANDRTESIVRDFVRLFNERRVDDLSELLTDDHLFVDALGKTIRGKRSMKEAWDKYFHMVSAYSIEIDEIEGTADRFDIRGRAKGAGREGVPQSTPWEIPASWRAVVRNGKIAEWRVGGE, encoded by the coding sequence ATGGCGAACGATCGCACGGAGAGCATCGTCCGCGATTTCGTTCGGCTGTTCAACGAGCGACGCGTGGACGATCTCTCCGAACTCCTGACCGACGACCACCTCTTCGTAGACGCGCTCGGCAAGACGATCCGCGGCAAGCGTTCGATGAAGGAGGCGTGGGACAAGTACTTCCACATGGTCTCCGCCTACAGCATCGAGATCGACGAGATCGAGGGCACCGCCGACCGTTTCGACATCCGGGGCCGCGCGAAGGGCGCCGGACGCGAGGGCGTTCCGCAGTCGACGCCGTGGGAGATCCCCGCGTCGTGGCGCGCCGTCGTCCGCAACGGCAAGATCGCCGAGTGGCGTGTCGGCGGAGAGTGA